CTCGTCCACGTCGACGAGGAGCGGAAGCACCGTCCCCCCGATGAACACCAGCTTCGCTCGCACGTCCGCGAGGTGATCCGCCACGGCGGCGATCCGCCGGGCGGAGAGCGTGCGCTCCTCGCCCATCAGGTCAGGAGCCTGTTGAACTCCAGGCGCAGCAGTTCCCGCGCCACCTCGCGATCCCGCGCGTCCCCGAGCCGGAGCGCGTCGACAAGGGCCAGCTGGCGGTACAGGGGTGGATCCCGGAACGGGAGATCGGGCGCCGCGGGCACGAGGGGCTCGACGCCGATGCCGCGTGCATCATCGAGCTTCGAGGGCCAGACGAGCTCGAGGCCGGACGAAGCCGTACTTCGCGACTCGGCGAGGGCCCGCAGACCCGTGACCACACCGCGCGCCGCCGGCACGGTCTCCGGGACGAAGGCGTATGGAACCCCGTACGAGAGGAAATCGAGAGCCGGCCCGTCCGCCACCAGCGCCATCGCGCGGCGGGACTCGTGAGCCAGCCGACCCTGGACGAGACGCCTGACGCTCTCGTGGGCGGTACTCCTGCTGATTCCCAGCCGCTCTGCCATCGCGCCGTAGGAGTCAGCGGGATGCAGGCGGAGATACAGAAGACTGGCGATGTCGGAGGCTCTGAGCATGATCGTTCGGTGTTCGCGAACGTCGAACGATGTGTTCTTATTCCATTTATGTCAATGGGTTATGTGATGATTTCGGCGTTCGCGAACACCGAACGCTTGCGCGAGCCTCACTCGGGGGGTTCCGCTGGCGCCGAGTCCGACTGCGCCGGCCGATTCGGGAACCCCGTGCGCCGGACGAACTCCGCCCACGCCGCCTCGAGCTCGCCTGGGGGTCGCGGGTGCCGCTCGAGGTAGCTGGGGACGCTCCAGGTGATCAGCAGGGGCTCCGCGAAAAGGAAGAACTCCCTGTCCTCGCTCAGCCGTCGCCGCACCTTCTCGGCCTGCTCGGCATCGAGGTGGCCGTTGAGATAGCTGACGATGAGCTCGATGTCCGCTTCCTCACGAGCGATGCGGGCCCGACGGGCCCGACGGGCCGAACGGGCCGCACGGGCTTTCGCGCGCCTTTCGTCGGTCACAGTGTGGCGCCTCCTTCGCGCGCGGGCGGGCAGGCCGCCTTCCGATCCGCGACGCGGATGCCTGCCCGGCGGAGCGCCGCCCGGATCTCCCCCGTCGCCAATCGATAGTGTGTACGAATGGTACCGAGGCTGAGGCCGAGCTGCTCGGCCGTCTCCTCGTAACTGAATCCGTCCTCGCGGATGAGCTGGAAGACCTCACGACGCCGCGCCGGCATCGTCGCGAGCGTCAGGTCGAGGATGTCCGCCGCGGTGTCGGCGCGGGTGGGCAGCTCGACCTCACGCTCGACCATCCGGTCGAGCTGCTCCTCGGCCTCGTCGAGTGAGACCAGCAGGCGCTGTGCCTTGAACATGTCGATGGCGGTCTTGTGGACCGCCCCGAAGAAGTAGCGGTCGGACCGCTGTTCGGGGGTCAACTGCGACCACCGATACCAGATCTCCGCGCACGTCTGCGCCGCGGCATCGCGGGCATCCTCGCGAGAGAGGAGGCGCTCCGCATGCGCGACGAGCTTCCCGTGCAGCCGCACGTACTTCGCGCTGAACTCCTCCGCATCATCGGCGTCGGCGAGCGCGACCGACGCCCCGACGCTCGCACGCGCGACGCGCGCGGTACCCGCGACACGCGTGGGACGCGTGGCGCGCGCGGTGACTCTGGACCTGCCAGCTGCCGGTCGCATGCGGGTCGGGGTTGAGGGCCAAGCCTGCGGAACGGATGACGCGAGTGCCTCTACCTATACATCTCCCGAGATGGGCGATTCATATGAATGCCACGATGGCCGGTCGTCGTGCCATTCGGGCATTCATACAAAACGCCGTCCTGGAGAGATGAACGAGTAGAGGCCGTCGAATGGCGGAACGGCGATTCGAAGGGCGAGCAAGATGGGACCGAAGCATGGCGCGAGTCAAACAGGTGACGAGTCGGCGTGGACGGACGGGAAGACGACCTGGACGGCGATCAAGACGACGTGGCACCGCGGCGAGACGACGTGGCACCGCAGACAGACGACGTGGCACCGCAGACAGACGACGTGGCACCGCAGACAGACGACGTGGCACCGCAGACAGACGACGTGGCACCGCAGACAGACGACGTGGCACCGCAGACAGACGACGTGGCACCGCAGACAGATGACGTGGCACCGCAGACAGATGACGTGGCACCGCGGACAGACGACGTGGCACCGCGGACAGATGACGTGGCACCGCGGACAGATGACGTGGCACGGCAGCGAGACGACGTGGAAGTACAGCAAGACGACATGGAATCACCGGAACGCGATGTGGCACCAGATGCCGGCGCCCGTGACGGACGCACATGGGCGGGATCCCCGGGGCGAATGCGTCCACCCTCACTCATTTCCACAGGAGAAACAGATGGTCTCGAAGCAGAAGCAGAACCTGGAGACGTTCGTCCGCGTGGACGTGTTCCTCGAGCAGCACCCGGTGGCGGGGCCGCTCACCTACACCGGTCCGCGCGAGACGCTGCGGGACGTGGTGCGGCAGCTCCGCGAGTTCTCCGGCGCGCAGTTCGCCGGTCGCGCGCTCAGTCAGGCGGAGACGAGCCTGCAGCGCGATCTCATCGAGGGGATCGTGCAGGAGCACATGCGGCCGCTCGTCGCGATCGCGCGCACGCAGATCGAGCCGGATTCGCGTGTGCGACTGCCGGCGGCGATCCGCCTGCCGAAGCCGGGCGCGCGCGCAACGCGCATCCTGACGGCGAGCGACGGCATGATCGAGGCGGCGCGGCCCTACGAGGCGCAGTTCATCGCGAACGGGCTCCCCGCCGACTTCCTCGCGCGGTTCACCGCCGCGCGTGACGAGCTGGAGAAGGCCCTGGGCGGCCGCGCCGCGCACCTCGGGACGCAGGTCGGCGCCACGAGGGGCATCGCGGTGCAGCTGCGGCGTGGCCGGCGCGCGATCGAGCGGCTCGACTCGATCGTGCGCGCCTCGTTCTACCGCGACGAGGTGACGATGACCCGCTGGCGCACGGCCAAGCGCGTGCAGTTGCTCCCCAGTGGCGTGGGCGCGGGTGACGAGGACGAGACGCCCGCCGAGCCGGCGGAACGGGCGGCGTAGGTCGAAGGACGGGAGGACGAGGACGACGGCCAGCGGGGGACGCCCCGCTGGCCGTTGTCGTTCCCGGTACGCGGCCCTACCGCATCGGCGCGCGGCGTGCGCGCGGGGCCCGGCTCCGGCGGCGCGGGATCGGCGAGACGCCGGTCCGGAGATCCGCCCTCCCCGCTTCTCACCCGAACGGATCATCCGGCAGCACCACCGCCCGCCGCCGCCCCGCGATCGCCCCGTCGAGATGTAGCATCGCGAGCCCCACCCCCGCCGCGCCTTGCATCAATCCCGTCTGCGCCACCACCGCCTGCGGCGACGTGCGGTTCTCCGCCTGCACCCACTTCAGCGCGTCCCCCTCCGGCGTGGCGCGCGTGAGCGTGTCCTGCGCCACGAGTTCGGCGAACGCCAGCGCCTCCGCGCGCGCCGCGGTCCCCTGCACGAGCCCGTGCCGCGCGACGAAGTACTCGCTCACCCCGCAGTTGCCGCAGCACATCGAGACGTTGTTCCAGAACCCCGGCGAACGCTCGGGCACCCGCTGGTCGATCGTCGCCGTCGCGAGTTGTTCCGCGTACCGCGCGTACGTCGCGTCGTCGGTGAGGCGCGCCAGCGTGTGGAAGAGCCGCGCGGTGCCCGCCGGCCCGTGGCACCAGCTCAGATAGAAGAGCTGCTCGTTCCCCGGCGTCGAGTGATGCACCATCCGGCCGTCATGCGCGGTCGTCGTCGCGATATCCTGCAGGTAGCGCGCGCCGCCGATCGCGGCGCCGAGGAAGACCGGCTCGCGCGTCGCCTCGTGCAGCCGCGCGAGGAAGTAGGCGACGCCCGCGGTGCCGTGCGAGAAGTTCGGGTACTCGCGCGGCATCGTCGCGTTGATCCGCCAGCGGAACCGGCCGTCGGCGAGCGTCTGCGCGTTCGCCACCAGGTCGTGTCCCGCCTCGCGCGCGAGTCGCAGATCACGCGCATCACCGAAGAGGCGATGTGCCCAGAGCAGGTAGAGTCCCGTTCCTGCACTCCCGGAGATGATGTCGGTGGAGTCGCCCCCGCGCGCGGCGTCGCGCACCAGCTCGAGCGCCCGAAGCGCCCCTTGCCGGTGCGCCTCGTCGCGCGTGGCGCGCCACGCGAGTCCCAGCGCGAACCCCACGCCCGCGAGGCCGGTGTACAGCCCGGCGTTCGCGCGGTCCATCGTCCCGAGCGCTCGCACGAGATGGTCGGCGCTCCCCTGCACGAACTCCAGCGCGCGCGGCTCGCCCGTCGCGGCATGCAGCTCCACCCAGAACGGCAGCACGCCCGTCGTCCCGTTGTAGAGATCGTAGCCGACCTCGGCGGGCCGGTCGGGATCGGCCGACCAGAGGATCTCGCTGCCGCGGCGCTGCGCCGAGCGCTCGAGCCACCGCGAGGCGCGGAGCGCGGCCTCGAGATAGGGGCGCTCGCGACCCAGCGCGCGCAGGAGGTCGGGCGCGAATGCGAGCGCCGCGGCGCCCGCGAGTCCATGGCGAATCACCTGGCGACGATCCATGCGGTCCACCTCCGTCCCCCGAATCTGGCCCGCGCCCCCGCGCTTGGGAATCCGGCCGGGACCCGGTATCCTGCCTCCGTGCGCCGCCTCCTCCCGGGCCTTGGCCTCACGCTCCTCATCGGCGCGCTCGCGTTCGGCACCGCCGCGCTCGAGACGCGGCTCCTCGGCCAGCCGGTCATCGAAGGCCTCGTCGTCGCGATCCTGCTCGGGATGCTCGTGCGATCGGCGACGACGCTCCCGCCTTCGCTCGACGCCGGGATCGACGTCGCCGGCAAGCAGCTCCTCGAGCTCGCGATCGTACTGCTCGGCGCGTCGGTGGACCTGCCGCTGCTGCTGCGGGCCGGCCCCGCGCTCGCGATCGGGATCGTGCTGCTCGTGGTCGCCGGCCTCGCCGCCGGATACGGCATCGGCCGCGCCTTCGGCCTGCCCTCCCGCCTCGCGATCCTCGTCGCCGCCGGCAACGCGATCTGCGGCAACTCCGCCATCGCCGCCATCGCGCCGGTGATCGGCGCCGAGCGGGAGCATGTGGCGAGCGCGATCGCGTTCACCGCGATCCTCGGCGTGGCCGTCGTCCTCGGCCTCCCGCACCTGATGGGCCCGCTCGGCTTCAGCGAGTACCAGTACGGCGTCCTCGCCGGCCTCTCGGTCTATGCCGTGCCGCAGGTGCTCGCCGCCGCCTTCCCCGTCGGCGCGCTCGCGGGACAGGTGGGCACGCTCGTGAAGCTCGTGCGCGTGTTGATGCTCGGGCCGGTGGTGCTCTTCTTCACGCTCACGCATCGCGCGCCGGCGCCGCACGCCGATGCGGCCGTGATGGGCGCACGCGAGGGCCGCCGCGCCTTCCCGCTCGCGCGCGCCCTGCCCTGGTTCATCATCGGCTTCCTGGTGATGGCCGCGCTCCGCTCCGGCGGGGTGATCCCCGTGAACGCCGCGAGCCAGCTCAAGACCCTCTCGAGCTGGCTCACGTTGTTGGCGATGGCGGCCCTGGGGCTGGGCGTCGATCTCCGTGCCCTGCGGAAGGTCGGGATGTCGGTGGTGCTCACGGTGACGGTGTCGCTCGTGGTGCTCCTCGCGATGAGCATCGCCCTGATCCGGCTCTTGGCGATCGACGCCACGTAGTCCTTCCTCCTTCCACCTTCCCCCTTCTTCCCTAGAAGGAGACGCTGAACCCGCGCCCGCCGCCCAGGTTGCCGAACCGCGGATTCACCACGCTGTTGAAGATCGACCCGAACTGGTACCGCACGCCGAAGAACGCGAAGTACCGGTAGTTGGTCTGCAGGGCGCGGAGCCGGGTGAGCACTTCCTGCTGGGAGGCGCCGTCGCGGGGGAGGTAGAGCTGGTCGCGCACGCGCGAGAGCGAGCCGTCGACGTTGAAGGAGAAACCGCGGCCGAGTCGCACGTTCACGCCGCCGCTGATTCCCGCGTTGTAGTACTTGAGTCCGTCGAGGAACTGCGACCCGTAGAGCGTCACGTTCGCTTCGCCCCAGGGCTGCCGCGCGGCGTAGGTCATGTCGAGCGTGTGCTGCGGGCGCGTCTCCTGGATCCTGCCGAAGACCGTCGTGTCCTTGTACGAGAAGCTGCTCGCGCCGACGGTGTAGAGCACTGCGAACTTGCGCCGCGCGAAGTCCTTGTAGGGATAGAAGTCCCACTCGACCGCCGCCGCGCCGATCGTCGCGAGGTCGATGTTGCCGAAGTCCGACTGCTCGCTCGCGATGCGGCCGCCCACCGACCAATGGTCGTTGATGCTCTTCACCACCATGCCGCTCACGCTCGCGCTCCGGCGCAGGGCGACGATGGTGGTGTCGGTCACCGAGTCGAGCGCGAAGGTGAACTTCGACTCGTCATAGGAGTTGTTGGCGCTCAGCCGGATCTTCCACTGCTCGGTGGTGCGATTCGCGTTGAGGTCGATCCACCCGTTCCGGAAGGCCTGCTGCGACTCGCCGTTGAGGAAGCCGTTGGCCGAGATGCTGTAGGTCCAGAAGTTCCAGCGGTCGCGCGCCGGCGGCGGGGCGGCGCCGTCGCTGCCCGTGGGGGCCGTGTATGCGACCGTGAGGCGGGGCCCGAGCGGACCGCGCGCCGCGTAGGGGAGGAGCAGCTGGCTGATCACGCGCATCAGCTGCCGGCGGATGATGTCGTTGGCGTCGTTCGGGTTGGTCGTGAACTCGAGCGTGTCGGTCTTGCCCTGGTAGGTCCGCTGGCCGATGGCGACCACGGCGTACTGTCGTCCGCCGGAGCCGGTCGATTGCGACGTGACGAGGATGTGGAAGTCGGCATCGAGCCGGTCGCGCATCCAGTTGACCCACTTCATCTCGCTGACGAGGAACTCGTCGTCGCAGCCGCGCTCGTCGCAGTCGAGGAAGGCGCGGAGGGCGCCCTGCTGGGAGGTGTCCGCGGCGGGCGCGGGCGGCGTCTCCTGCGTTCGGGCCGGGGCGGCCGCCATCAATAGAAGGGCGAGGGCTCCGAGGATCGGGGTCCGCAGGGACATCTGGCGCTCACGGCGAAGGTGGGGAGACGGCCTGAGCCGCCCGACGGTCGAGGGGAGCGACCGGTTTCAGCCACTTTGGACACCGCGGGGTGGGGAATCGTTGCGCGGGGGGGGCGTCAGCGCCCGCGGCGGATCGGGATGGACGACACGCGGATGCTGCCGGTGCGGGGCGACCGCATCGGGGGCCCGATCATGATCTCGACGTCCCGGCCGAGGCGAGTCAGGAACTCCATGATCCGGTGAGTGGAGAAGCCCTTGAAGTCCCCACGCAGGAGCCGCGACACCTTCGGCTGGTCGATGCCCATCAGCGCGGCAGCCTTCGCCTGCGTGAGCCTTCTCGCCTTGATGGTGCGCCCGATCTCGATCACCAGATTCGATTTCGCGAAGAGTTCCTCGGCATCGGGGAGGTCGAGATCGGCGAAGACGTTCCCGCTCCCGACGAAGACCTCCACCTCTTCTGCTTCCCGCGACCGCTTCCGCTGGGTCATTCGCGCTCCTGTGTCGGACCTCGGCTCGACTCCATCCAGCGGACGGGCGTCAGTGCCGGTGCCGGCGGAGAGGCGGCGACCGCTGCGACGTAGGAAAGGTATGCTCTTTTAGGCATGTCCGGTCAAGTGAGGGCCGCGACCGAACCTGTCCCACCCCCGCCGGCGCCCCAGCACCCCTCCCACGCCACGCGTACCACCCACACGCATCACGCGTTTGCCAAGCCCTCGCCCGAGGGCCACATTCTCCCCGCTCCGCGCCGTTCCCTCTCGCATCGCCCCGATGACCACCCGCCGCGACTTCCTCGCCACCACCGGCCTCGCCGCGAGCGCCCTCACGCTCGCCGCGCGACGCGCCGATGCCGCCGGCACGCGTTCGCCCATCCTCACCGCGAACACCGAGCCCGATCCGCAGGTGAAGGTCCTCCTCCTCGAGGCCCTCACCGCCGCCAAGCTCGCCGGCGCCTCCTGGGCCGATGCCCGCATCCAGCGCCAGCGCCGCCAGAACATCGGCACGCGCGAGCAGCAGGTCACCAACGTCTCCGACACCGACACCATCGGCTGCGGCGTCCGCGTGATCGTGGACGGCACCTGGGGCTTCTCGGCCACCCGGTCGCTCACCAAGGAGGGCGTCGCGCGCGCCGCGCAGCGCGCGGTCTCGCTCGCCAAGGCCAATCGCGTCGCGCGCGAGCGCCTCGTGCGCCTCGCGCCCACCGAGGTGCATCCCAACGCGACCTGGAAATCGGGCTACACGATCGATCCCTGGTCCATCCCGGTCGAGGAGAAGGTCGCGCTGCTCTTCGCGGCGAACGCCGAGGCGATGAAGGTCAAGAACATCCGCTTCGTGAACTCGAACCTCTCGTTCGTGAAGGAGGAGCGCTCCTACGCCAACAGCGAAGGGTCGATGATCACGCAGGACGTCGTCCGCTCCTGGGTGACGATGAGCTGCACCGCGGTCAGCGACGACCGCACCGAGACCGCCACGCGCGGTCCCGAGGTGGTGCAGCCCATGGGCCGTGGCTGGGAGTACGTGCTCGAGAACGACATCGTGAAGAACGCGACGGTGTGGGCCGAGCAGGCGCGCGAGAAGCTCACGGCGCGCCCGGTGGACGTGGGGCGCTGGGAC
This window of the Gemmatimonadota bacterium genome carries:
- a CDS encoding putative sulfate exporter family transporter → MANHLATIHAVHLRPPNLARAPALGNPAGTRYPASVRRLLPGLGLTLLIGALAFGTAALETRLLGQPVIEGLVVAILLGMLVRSATTLPPSLDAGIDVAGKQLLELAIVLLGASVDLPLLLRAGPALAIGIVLLVVAGLAAGYGIGRAFGLPSRLAILVAAGNAICGNSAIAAIAPVIGAEREHVASAIAFTAILGVAVVLGLPHLMGPLGFSEYQYGVLAGLSVYAVPQVLAAAFPVGALAGQVGTLVKLVRVLMLGPVVLFFTLTHRAPAPHADAAVMGAREGRRAFPLARALPWFIIGFLVMAALRSGGVIPVNAASQLKTLSSWLTLLAMAALGLGVDLRALRKVGMSVVLTVTVSLVVLLAMSIALIRLLAIDAT
- a CDS encoding XRE family transcriptional regulator, which gives rise to MTQRKRSREAEEVEVFVGSGNVFADLDLPDAEELFAKSNLVIEIGRTIKARRLTQAKAAALMGIDQPKVSRLLRGDFKGFSTHRIMEFLTRLGRDVEIMIGPPMRSPRTGSIRVSSIPIRRGR
- a CDS encoding sigma-70 family RNA polymerase sigma factor, which produces MRPAAGRSRVTARATRPTRVAGTARVARASVGASVALADADDAEEFSAKYVRLHGKLVAHAERLLSREDARDAAAQTCAEIWYRWSQLTPEQRSDRYFFGAVHKTAIDMFKAQRLLVSLDEAEEQLDRMVEREVELPTRADTAADILDLTLATMPARRREVFQLIREDGFSYEETAEQLGLSLGTIRTHYRLATGEIRAALRRAGIRVADRKAACPPAREGGATL
- a CDS encoding TldD/PmbA family protein codes for the protein MTTRRDFLATTGLAASALTLAARRADAAGTRSPILTANTEPDPQVKVLLLEALTAAKLAGASWADARIQRQRRQNIGTREQQVTNVSDTDTIGCGVRVIVDGTWGFSATRSLTKEGVARAAQRAVSLAKANRVARERLVRLAPTEVHPNATWKSGYTIDPWSIPVEEKVALLFAANAEAMKVKNIRFVNSNLSFVKEERSYANSEGSMITQDVVRSWVTMSCTAVSDDRTETATRGPEVVQPMGRGWEYVLENDIVKNATVWAEQAREKLTARPVDVGRWDLILHPSQLFLTIHESIAHPTELDRAMGYEANYAGTSFIAPPDNVLGKLRLGPDMLTIRGNRSEKDGLATIGYDDDGVKPDEFDIIRNGIFWDYQTTREQAEWLRPWYEKNGMPVRSHGCAYAQSWSDVAFQRMPNVSIVPDQQVDRSLDDMVAATDKGIVMIGRSSYSIDQQRYNAQFGAQVCYEVKGGKIVGQLRDVAYVMRTPDFWNSVDLLGGKSSYELGGTFNDGKGQPGQSNAVSHGCPPVRFKNINVINTGRQL